From the genome of Azospirillum brasilense, one region includes:
- a CDS encoding cytochrome c oxidase subunit 3 produces the protein MADITHAHMPHPPASAHGAGEGSGIPHPYHLVKPSPWPLLGAFAAGLFATGMVIYMHGGGWLLAALGFVSILGVMFGWWRDVIKEAVREKAHTPVVKIGLRYGMALFIASEVMFFAAFFWAFYDAALYPKVFAENPHGVWPPPNITVLETFHLPLMMTLILLLSGVTVTWAHHAILEGRNKEASRALGLTVLLGVMFTFFQGWEYAHAAFGFTQGIYPSTFYMATGFHGFHVIIGTIFLAVCWFRTMKGHFTPQSHFGFEAAAWYWHFVDVVWLFLFVSIYWWGSLGAASGH, from the coding sequence ATGGCCGACATCACGCACGCGCACATGCCGCATCCCCCAGCCTCCGCGCACGGCGCGGGCGAGGGCTCCGGCATCCCGCATCCTTACCATCTGGTGAAGCCGAGCCCCTGGCCCCTGCTTGGCGCCTTCGCGGCCGGGCTGTTCGCGACGGGCATGGTCATTTACATGCACGGCGGCGGCTGGCTGCTGGCAGCCCTCGGCTTCGTGTCCATCCTGGGCGTGATGTTCGGCTGGTGGCGCGACGTCATCAAGGAGGCGGTGCGCGAGAAGGCGCACACCCCGGTGGTGAAGATCGGCCTGCGCTACGGCATGGCGCTGTTCATCGCCTCGGAGGTGATGTTCTTCGCCGCCTTCTTCTGGGCCTTCTACGACGCGGCGCTCTACCCCAAGGTGTTCGCCGAGAACCCGCACGGCGTCTGGCCGCCGCCGAACATCACGGTGCTGGAGACCTTCCACCTGCCGCTGATGATGACGCTGATCCTGCTGCTGTCGGGCGTCACCGTCACCTGGGCGCACCACGCCATCCTCGAGGGCCGCAACAAGGAGGCGTCGCGCGCGCTGGGCCTGACCGTCCTGCTGGGGGTGATGTTCACCTTCTTCCAGGGCTGGGAATACGCCCACGCCGCCTTCGGCTTCACCCAGGGCATCTACCCGTCGACCTTCTACATGGCGACCGGCTTCCACGGCTTCCACGTCATCATCGGGACCATTTTCCTGGCGGTCTGCTGGTTCCGCACCATGAAGGGCCACTTCACCCCGCAGAGCCATTTCGGCTTCGAGGCGGCGGCCTGGTACTGGCACTTCGTGGACGTGGTCTGGCTGTTCCTATTCGTGTCGATCTACTGGTGGGGGTCGCTGGGCGCCGCCAGCGGCCACTGA
- a CDS encoding DUF983 domain-containing protein: MSAYYSSPSPLTAGLRCACPRCGRGKLFDGYLTVNERCSVCNLNLARQDSGDGPAVFLIFILGFLVVPVALWVSMSVDWPLWLHAIVWSIVVLGLALGMLRPAKAYVVALQYRHRRNELEDPDE; encoded by the coding sequence TTGAGTGCGTACTACTCCAGCCCGTCGCCGCTGACCGCCGGCCTGCGCTGTGCCTGCCCGCGCTGCGGACGGGGCAAGCTGTTCGACGGCTACCTGACGGTCAACGAGCGCTGTTCGGTGTGCAATCTGAACCTCGCCCGGCAGGACAGCGGCGACGGGCCGGCGGTGTTCCTGATCTTCATCCTGGGCTTTCTGGTCGTGCCGGTGGCGCTGTGGGTGTCGATGTCGGTGGACTGGCCGCTGTGGCTGCACGCCATCGTCTGGAGCATCGTCGTGCTCGGGCTGGCGCTCGGCATGCTGCGCCCGGCCAAGGCCTATGTGGTGGCGCTGCAATACCGCCACCGCCGCAACGAGCTGGAGGACCCGGACGAGTGA
- a CDS encoding cytochrome c oxidase assembly protein, whose amino-acid sequence MSDRPESDKGLRRKNRLFMAGLFGLVFGMVGLAYASVPLYALFCQVTGFGGTTQRADAAPARQVDRVIKVRFNADVNQSLPWRFKPEQKELAVKLGEMGLAAYQAANRTDRATVGTALYNVTPDKAGKYFNKIECFCFTEQVLEPGQSVDMPVAFFVDPALADDPAMEDVTTITLSYTFFRAKDETQVLAQHATQAAGAKGTGTAAN is encoded by the coding sequence ATGAGCGACCGGCCTGAAAGCGACAAGGGGCTCCGGCGGAAGAACCGCCTGTTCATGGCCGGGCTGTTCGGCCTCGTCTTCGGGATGGTCGGGCTGGCCTACGCCTCGGTGCCGCTCTACGCGCTGTTCTGTCAGGTGACCGGCTTCGGCGGCACCACCCAGCGGGCCGACGCAGCACCGGCGCGGCAGGTCGACCGCGTCATCAAGGTCCGCTTCAACGCCGACGTGAACCAGTCGCTGCCCTGGCGCTTCAAGCCGGAGCAGAAGGAACTGGCGGTGAAGCTGGGCGAGATGGGGTTGGCCGCCTATCAGGCCGCCAACCGGACCGACCGGGCCACCGTGGGCACCGCGCTCTACAACGTCACGCCGGACAAGGCCGGCAAGTACTTCAACAAGATCGAGTGCTTCTGCTTCACCGAGCAGGTGCTGGAGCCCGGTCAGTCGGTGGACATGCCGGTGGCCTTCTTCGTCGATCCGGCGCTGGCCGACGATCCGGCGATGGAGGACGTGACCACCATCACGCTGTCCTACACCTTCTTCCGCGCCAAGGACGAGACCCAGGTGCTGGCGCAGCACGCGACGCAGGCCGCGGGTGCGAAAGGCACCGGGACCGCGGCGAACTGA
- the cyoE gene encoding heme o synthase codes for MTDLSIERVSTGPVSGSTPGDYIELLKPRVMSLVVFTGLAGIVLAPGHIHPVLAAVAVLCIAVGAGASGAINMWYDRDIDAVMSRTVRRPIPSGRVEPDNALAFGVILAAASVVVMGLAVNWAASALLAMTIGFYVFVYTMWLKRRTPQNIVIGGAAGAFPPMIGWAAVTGGVELPSILLFLLIFLWTPPHFWALALFRNGDYTRAGVPMMPVVAGPDATKRQMLAYTLVLLPVAVAPYFLGIGGLAYLIGSSLLGAFFVLCAVRVLRATDDKPAKQMFGFSILYLFLLFALLMGEHLVTGILTTGGGA; via the coding sequence ATGACGGACCTGAGCATTGAACGGGTCTCGACAGGTCCGGTCTCCGGATCGACGCCGGGTGACTACATCGAGTTGCTGAAGCCGCGGGTGATGTCGCTCGTGGTGTTCACCGGGCTGGCCGGCATCGTGCTGGCGCCCGGCCACATCCATCCCGTGCTGGCGGCGGTGGCGGTGCTGTGCATCGCGGTCGGAGCCGGGGCCTCGGGCGCCATCAACATGTGGTACGACCGCGACATCGACGCGGTTATGTCGCGCACCGTCCGCCGCCCGATCCCGTCGGGTCGGGTGGAGCCGGACAACGCGCTGGCCTTCGGGGTGATCCTGGCCGCGGCGTCGGTCGTGGTGATGGGGTTGGCGGTCAATTGGGCGGCATCGGCGCTGCTGGCGATGACCATTGGCTTCTACGTCTTCGTCTACACGATGTGGCTGAAGCGGCGGACTCCGCAGAACATCGTGATCGGCGGAGCGGCCGGCGCCTTTCCGCCGATGATCGGCTGGGCGGCGGTGACGGGCGGGGTGGAGTTGCCCTCGATCCTGCTGTTCCTGCTGATCTTCCTGTGGACGCCGCCGCATTTCTGGGCGCTGGCGCTGTTCCGCAACGGCGACTACACGCGCGCCGGGGTGCCGATGATGCCGGTGGTCGCCGGTCCCGACGCCACCAAGCGGCAGATGCTGGCCTACACGCTGGTCCTGCTGCCGGTCGCCGTGGCGCCGTACTTCCTGGGCATTGGCGGTCTTGCCTATCTGATCGGGTCGAGCCTGCTGGGCGCCTTCTTCGTGCTGTGCGCGGTCCGCGTGCTGCGCGCCACCGACGACAAGCCGGCCAAGCAGATGTTCGGCTTCTCGATCCTCTACCTGTTCCTGCTGTTCGCCCTGCTGATGGGCGAGCATCTGGTGACCGGAATCCTGACGACCGGAGGCGGGGCATGA